One part of the Sphingobium yanoikuyae genome encodes these proteins:
- a CDS encoding acetyl-CoA C-acetyltransferase, whose translation MTDAYIIDAVRTPRSIGKMGKGALSHMHPQHIAVAVLKALKDRNNLNTADVDDIIWGTSAQMGLQGGDLGRMAALDAGYDVKASGVTLDRFCGSGLTATNLAAAQIMSGMEDLVIAGGTEMMSYVTWYGQSLREAGVKAAGGLGTGNMRLQEKHPQSNQGVAADAIAAMEGITREDLDAFGAESQRRAGIALREGRFARSTVPVHDEDGSVVLDHEEYPRPDTTAEQLAGLKPAFAAFMDMPSRQDGPTFRQLINQKYPDLAIEPLHHAGTSSGVVDGAAAILLASKAYAGAHGLKPRARIVATANVGDDPTLMLNAPVPAARKVLAKAGLSVADIDIFEVNEAFAVVTEKFIRDLGVDRAKLNPNGGAIALGHPIGATGAVLIGTALDELERSGGRYALITMCAAGGMAPAIIIERV comes from the coding sequence TTGACCGACGCCTATATCATTGATGCCGTCCGCACCCCGCGCAGCATCGGCAAGATGGGCAAGGGCGCGCTGTCGCACATGCACCCGCAGCATATTGCGGTGGCGGTGCTGAAGGCGCTCAAGGATCGCAACAATCTGAACACCGCCGATGTCGACGACATCATCTGGGGCACCAGTGCGCAAATGGGGCTACAGGGCGGCGACCTTGGCCGGATGGCGGCGCTCGACGCGGGCTATGACGTCAAGGCTTCGGGCGTGACGCTGGATCGCTTCTGCGGCAGCGGCCTGACCGCCACCAACCTGGCCGCGGCGCAGATCATGTCGGGCATGGAGGATCTGGTGATCGCCGGCGGCACCGAGATGATGTCCTATGTCACCTGGTATGGCCAGTCGCTGCGCGAGGCGGGGGTGAAGGCCGCTGGCGGCCTCGGCACCGGCAATATGCGCTTGCAGGAAAAGCACCCCCAGTCGAACCAGGGCGTCGCCGCCGATGCGATCGCCGCGATGGAAGGGATCACGCGTGAAGATCTGGATGCGTTCGGCGCCGAAAGCCAGCGCCGCGCCGGCATCGCGCTCAGGGAAGGTCGCTTCGCCCGGTCGACCGTGCCGGTGCATGACGAGGATGGCAGCGTGGTGCTGGACCATGAGGAATATCCCCGCCCCGACACCACGGCCGAGCAGCTTGCCGGGCTGAAACCCGCCTTCGCCGCCTTCATGGACATGCCCTCGCGCCAGGACGGGCCGACCTTCCGCCAGCTCATCAACCAGAAATATCCCGATCTGGCGATCGAGCCGCTGCATCATGCCGGCACCTCGTCGGGCGTGGTCGATGGCGCCGCCGCGATCCTGCTAGCCTCGAAAGCCTATGCCGGCGCCCATGGGCTCAAGCCCCGCGCCCGCATCGTCGCGACCGCCAATGTCGGCGACGATCCGACGCTGATGCTGAATGCCCCGGTCCCGGCCGCGCGCAAGGTGCTGGCCAAGGCCGGGCTGAGTGTGGCCGACATCGACATATTCGAGGTCAATGAAGCCTTCGCCGTGGTGACGGAGAAATTCATCCGCGATCTGGGCGTCGACCGCGCCAAGCTCAATCCCAATGGCGGCGCCATCGCGCTCGGCCACCCGATCGGCGCGACCGGGGCGGTGCTGATCGGCACCGCGCTCGACGAGCTGGAGCGCAGTGGCGGCCGCTATGCCCTGATCACCATGTGCGCGGCCGGGGGCATGGCGCCCGCGATCATCATCGAACGTGTCTGA
- a CDS encoding MFS transporter: MAQGEVAQATGGSFAPLREPVFRRIWTASLLSNFGQLILGVGAAWEMTRMSASPSMVALVQTALMLPLMLVTLPAGAFADMFDRRRIAMSGLAFSMACAALLTFLAWTGHSSPWMLLAFCSLIGAGVALYSPAWQASISEQVGPRLLPAAVALGTISYNVARSFGPALGGIIVLAAGAHAAFAINAICYLPLFLAFFVWQRRHVPARLPPEQFHRAMVSGMRYALHAGAIRTVLLRAFLFGLAGASASALAPLVAKDLLGGDASVYGLLLGASGVGAVLGALLVGPCRDRFGTQRTTAVLALVSGIALALVGFSRHVPLTCLALLVAGGANILTIALLNVAVQLSAPRWVTARALSLFSSALTGGIAIGALLWGLVAQSWSVDIALYGSGLALAILPLLGWLLPLPETSEADVEPFIIAGEPEVGMALTRRSGPVIIEIDYDVDPDQARDFYAAMVEVQRTRMRNGGFNWSIARDIADPALWTERYQCPTWGDYLHMRDRFTQADKLAQQVARAFDRKAGEVRVRRRLERPFGSVRWRADSPDPRQDTIGYLGP; encoded by the coding sequence ATGGCGCAAGGCGAAGTCGCGCAGGCGACGGGGGGCAGCTTCGCGCCGCTGCGCGAACCGGTGTTCCGCCGCATCTGGACCGCCAGCCTTCTCTCCAATTTCGGCCAGCTGATCCTGGGCGTCGGCGCGGCATGGGAAATGACGCGGATGAGCGCGTCGCCCAGCATGGTCGCGCTGGTCCAGACCGCGCTGATGTTGCCGCTGATGCTGGTGACATTGCCCGCCGGCGCCTTTGCCGACATGTTCGACCGCCGGCGGATCGCGATGAGCGGCCTGGCCTTCTCCATGGCCTGCGCTGCGCTGCTGACCTTCCTGGCCTGGACCGGGCATAGTTCGCCCTGGATGCTGCTCGCCTTCTGTTCGCTGATCGGTGCGGGCGTCGCGCTCTATTCGCCGGCCTGGCAGGCGTCGATCAGCGAACAGGTCGGGCCGCGCCTGCTGCCCGCCGCCGTCGCGCTCGGCACGATCAGCTATAATGTCGCGCGCAGCTTCGGCCCGGCGCTGGGTGGCATCATCGTGCTGGCGGCCGGCGCCCATGCCGCCTTTGCGATCAACGCCATCTGCTATCTGCCGCTGTTCCTCGCCTTCTTCGTCTGGCAGCGGCGTCATGTGCCCGCGCGCCTGCCGCCCGAACAATTCCACCGGGCGATGGTGTCGGGCATGCGCTATGCGCTGCATGCCGGGGCGATCCGCACGGTGCTGCTGCGCGCCTTCCTGTTCGGGCTGGCCGGGGCGTCGGCGTCGGCGTTGGCCCCGCTGGTGGCGAAGGATCTGCTGGGTGGCGATGCCAGTGTCTATGGCCTGTTACTGGGCGCCAGCGGGGTGGGCGCCGTGCTGGGGGCCTTGCTGGTCGGGCCATGCCGCGACCGGTTCGGAACGCAGCGGACGACCGCCGTGCTGGCGCTGGTCAGCGGGATCGCGCTGGCACTGGTTGGGTTCAGCCGCCATGTGCCGCTCACCTGCCTGGCGTTGCTGGTCGCGGGGGGCGCCAATATCCTGACCATCGCCCTGTTGAACGTCGCGGTGCAGCTGTCGGCGCCGCGCTGGGTGACGGCGCGGGCCTTGTCGCTTTTCTCCTCGGCGCTGACCGGCGGCATCGCGATTGGCGCGCTGCTTTGGGGGCTGGTGGCGCAAAGCTGGTCGGTCGACATCGCCCTCTATGGATCGGGGCTGGCACTGGCCATATTGCCGTTGCTGGGCTGGCTGCTGCCACTGCCCGAAACCAGCGAGGCGGATGTCGAGCCCTTCATCATTGCGGGCGAACCGGAAGTCGGGATGGCGCTCACCCGTCGTTCCGGCCCGGTCATCATCGAGATCGACTATGATGTCGATCCCGACCAGGCGCGCGATTTCTATGCGGCGATGGTGGAGGTGCAGCGCACCCGGATGCGCAATGGCGGCTTCAACTGGTCGATCGCGCGCGACATCGCCGATCCCGCGCTGTGGACCGAGCGCTATCAATGTCCGACCTGGGGCGATTATCTCCATATGCGCGATCGTTTCACCCAGGCCGACAAGCTGGCGCAGCAGGTGGCGCGCGCCTTTGACCGCAAGGCGGGCGAGGTGCGGGTGCGGCGGCGGCTGGAGCGGCCCTTCGGATCGGTCCGCTGGCGCGCGGACTCGCCCGATCCGCGACAGGATACGATCGGATATCTTGGCCCCTGA
- a CDS encoding TonB-dependent receptor — MIHRKTLIRSSGIGAAMLLATVSHLAVAQEAAPPPAQNDQDLIIVTAQRRAELSRDVPISITTVTQDQLTSAGASQLTDIATVTPALRFDSAAAFVQPTIRGVGTAVASSGGGANVGIYVDGFYSPNPLAADFQLMSLKSVQVLKGPQGTLFGRNTTGGAILLTTADPSSDGSGEFEVSYGRFNSLAVQGYATFGVVQDVAMDVEGLFRRGNGFVHNITTGSDRDGRYSNWSVRTGIKADLSDSVSLLLRYTHSDTDDPTLLNTNIYVGDDIGGAGTNLPPSLYATKHDEVATGGPTEFLSNNDVIQATLKADLGFADLTSYTQYRDENSLIVEDLDSTAANIFLLHIPVRSQTVSQELLLTSKPGGPLQWTAGLFYFNNKDRWGTRVGTPTAGDPLASIALGGSGTNSKSYAAFADLTYAFTPDLFLTVGGRYSHDRIGDAYYIIPFSGVRTYVPDLKGNKFTPRAVLRYKPSEESSVYASYSKGYKSGILDVGGNTGNKVAPEDIDAFEAGFKYDDRRLSVDLSAYYYDYKNLQVSLYRGNPPSAQIINAASSEIYGLEGQLSYRLTDRFQFNVGAAYTHARYTNFEDAPIYTRCTLASCAAQGISFVVVPTQLNDVHMQRTPDFTGNVGARYTLDLAGGSLALSGNLYYTSKFYFGPSGTQFAQKGYEVLALRAEWTDASDRFSLAVFGDNVTDSRYRTQVLSNNFGIGNVWSAPATWGVQAGVKF, encoded by the coding sequence ATGATCCATCGGAAGACGCTTATTCGTTCGTCGGGCATTGGCGCGGCCATGCTGCTGGCCACCGTGTCGCACCTGGCCGTCGCGCAGGAGGCGGCGCCGCCGCCGGCCCAGAATGACCAGGATCTGATCATCGTCACCGCCCAGCGCCGCGCCGAATTGTCGCGCGACGTGCCGATCAGCATCACCACCGTCACCCAGGATCAGCTGACCAGCGCCGGCGCCAGCCAGCTCACCGACATCGCCACCGTCACCCCGGCGCTGCGCTTCGACAGCGCGGCCGCCTTCGTCCAACCGACCATTCGCGGTGTCGGCACGGCGGTCGCCAGCTCGGGCGGCGGCGCCAATGTCGGCATCTATGTCGACGGCTTCTATTCGCCCAACCCGCTGGCGGCCGATTTCCAGTTGATGAGCCTGAAAAGCGTGCAGGTGCTGAAAGGACCGCAGGGCACGCTGTTCGGCCGCAACACCACCGGCGGCGCGATCCTGCTGACCACGGCCGATCCCAGCAGCGACGGCTCGGGCGAGTTCGAGGTCAGCTATGGTCGCTTCAACAGCCTGGCGGTGCAGGGCTATGCCACCTTCGGCGTGGTCCAGGATGTGGCGATGGATGTCGAAGGGCTGTTCCGGCGCGGCAATGGCTTCGTCCATAATATCACCACCGGCAGCGACCGGGACGGGCGCTACAGCAACTGGTCGGTGCGAACGGGGATCAAGGCGGACCTGAGCGATTCCGTGTCGCTGCTGCTGCGCTACACCCATAGCGACACCGATGATCCGACCCTGCTCAACACCAATATCTATGTCGGCGACGATATTGGCGGCGCGGGCACCAACCTGCCGCCCAGCCTCTACGCGACCAAACATGATGAAGTGGCGACCGGCGGCCCGACCGAATTCCTGTCGAACAATGACGTGATCCAGGCCACGCTGAAGGCGGACCTGGGCTTTGCCGACCTCACCTCCTACACCCAGTATCGCGACGAAAATTCGCTGATCGTCGAGGATCTGGACAGCACGGCGGCGAATATCTTCCTGCTGCACATTCCAGTGCGCAGCCAGACCGTTTCGCAGGAATTGCTGCTCACCTCGAAGCCGGGCGGACCGCTGCAATGGACCGCCGGCCTCTTCTACTTCAACAACAAGGACCGATGGGGCACGCGGGTCGGCACGCCGACCGCCGGCGATCCGCTCGCCAGCATTGCGCTGGGCGGTTCGGGCACCAACAGCAAATCCTATGCCGCCTTTGCCGACCTCACCTATGCCTTCACGCCCGACCTGTTCCTGACGGTGGGCGGGCGCTACAGCCACGACAGGATCGGCGACGCCTATTACATCATCCCCTTCTCCGGCGTGCGCACCTATGTGCCCGACCTCAAGGGCAACAAGTTCACGCCGCGCGCGGTGCTGCGCTACAAGCCCAGCGAGGAATCGAGCGTCTACGCCTCCTATAGCAAGGGCTATAAGTCGGGCATTCTCGACGTTGGCGGCAATACCGGCAACAAGGTCGCGCCGGAGGATATCGACGCCTTTGAAGCGGGCTTCAAATATGATGACCGGCGCCTGTCGGTCGACCTGTCGGCCTATTATTATGATTACAAGAATCTGCAGGTGTCGCTCTATCGCGGCAACCCGCCCTCGGCCCAGATCATCAACGCCGCCTCGTCGGAAATCTATGGTCTGGAAGGCCAGCTCTCCTATCGGCTGACCGACCGGTTCCAGTTCAATGTCGGCGCCGCCTATACCCATGCGCGCTACACCAATTTCGAGGATGCGCCGATCTATACGCGCTGCACGCTCGCCAGTTGCGCGGCGCAGGGGATCAGCTTCGTCGTCGTGCCGACCCAGCTCAACGACGTGCATATGCAGCGCACGCCCGACTTCACCGGCAATGTCGGCGCGCGCTATACGCTGGACCTGGCCGGCGGGTCGCTCGCCTTGTCGGGCAATCTCTATTACACCTCGAAATTCTATTTCGGCCCGTCCGGCACCCAGTTCGCGCAGAAGGGCTATGAGGTGCTGGCGCTGCGCGCGGAATGGACCGACGCCAGCGACCGTTTCTCGCTGGCCGTCTTCGGCGATAATGTCACCGACAGCCGCTACCGCACCCAGGTGCTCAGCAATAATTTCGGCATCGGCAATGTCTGGAGTGCGCCCGCGACCTGGGGTGTCCAGGCCGGCGTCAAATTCTGA
- a CDS encoding NAD(P)H-dependent amine dehydrogenase family protein translates to MGKHYRVIQWATGNIGGRALRAVIEHPGLDLVGLWVSSAAKAGQDAGTLAGTAPQGIVATSDVDALVATPADCVLYMRQGTDMDELCRLLASGKNVVTTRGDFHHPASMDPDVRARIEAACQAGNSSIYSTGSSPGFVTEALTIPLLSLSRRHDCLTIDEFADMESRDSPDLLFNIMGYGVAPTAFDQRKVDYVKHDFAGSLAQLADAAGIAVDRWEAFGEMAAATRNVTIAAGTIAAGTVGAQRITISGMQGDKAVLRFRANWYCTRDIDRPDWELRESGWRIRVEGDTPLDVHITFPVAPEDYAAFTPGLTAHRAVNAIAAVCDAPPGIRTTADLPQIIAQLG, encoded by the coding sequence ATGGGCAAGCACTATCGGGTGATCCAGTGGGCCACCGGCAATATCGGCGGCCGCGCCCTGCGAGCGGTGATCGAGCATCCGGGGCTGGACCTTGTCGGTCTGTGGGTCAGTTCGGCGGCCAAGGCGGGGCAGGATGCCGGCACGCTCGCCGGCACCGCGCCGCAGGGCATCGTTGCGACCAGCGATGTCGACGCACTGGTCGCAACCCCGGCCGATTGCGTCCTCTATATGCGGCAGGGGACCGACATGGACGAACTGTGCCGGCTGCTGGCATCGGGCAAGAATGTCGTCACCACGCGCGGCGATTTCCATCATCCCGCCTCCATGGACCCGGATGTTCGCGCCCGGATCGAGGCGGCCTGCCAGGCCGGCAACAGCTCGATCTACAGCACCGGCTCCAGCCCCGGTTTCGTGACCGAGGCGCTGACCATTCCCTTGCTCTCGCTCTCGCGCCGGCATGACTGCCTGACGATCGACGAGTTTGCCGACATGGAAAGCCGGGATTCGCCCGACCTGCTGTTCAACATCATGGGCTATGGCGTTGCGCCGACCGCGTTCGACCAGCGCAAGGTCGATTATGTGAAGCATGATTTTGCCGGCTCGCTCGCCCAGCTGGCCGACGCCGCCGGCATCGCGGTCGACCGGTGGGAAGCGTTCGGCGAAATGGCGGCGGCGACCCGCAATGTGACGATCGCGGCCGGCACGATCGCCGCCGGCACCGTCGGCGCCCAGCGCATCACCATATCGGGGATGCAGGGCGACAAGGCCGTGCTGCGCTTCCGCGCCAACTGGTATTGCACCCGCGACATCGACCGCCCCGACTGGGAATTGCGCGAGTCCGGCTGGCGTATCCGGGTTGAGGGCGACACGCCGCTCGACGTCCACATCACATTCCCGGTCGCGCCGGAGGATTATGCCGCCTTCACGCCGGGCCTGACCGCCCATCGCGCGGTGAATGCCATTGCGGCCGTGTGCGATGCGCCACCGGGCATCCGCACCACCGCCGACCTGCCGCAGATCATCGCGCAACTGGGATGA
- a CDS encoding SDR family NAD(P)-dependent oxidoreductase, which translates to MDRIDFTGRTILITGAGGGLGRAYALDIAARGGAVIVNDLGGSVTGEGASATMADAVVAEIVAAGGIALANGDDVSSPDGAQAMIDLAIARFGRIDAVIANAGNMRFAPVEDLTAADLDALLAVHVRGSFNVARAAWPHMRAQGGGRLVLTTSGGGMLGMGQLSAYGAAKGGVMGLMHNLAEEGRPLGILCNAVMPNAASRMSAGMSEGTLGHNPWGRALGPSFDPRFTAGLVAYLAHERCTSTHSIYSALGGRIARVFVGATTGWDHGLDAPPTAEDVAAHIDRIRDDGAGYAIPTDIFDEFRIVAEGRG; encoded by the coding sequence ATGGACAGGATCGACTTTACCGGCCGCACCATTCTCATCACCGGCGCTGGCGGGGGCCTGGGCCGTGCCTATGCGCTGGACATCGCCGCGCGGGGCGGTGCCGTCATCGTCAATGATCTGGGCGGATCGGTGACGGGGGAGGGAGCGTCCGCGACCATGGCCGATGCCGTCGTGGCGGAAATCGTCGCGGCGGGCGGCATCGCGCTCGCCAATGGCGATGATGTGTCGTCGCCCGACGGCGCGCAGGCAATGATCGACCTCGCCATCGCCCGCTTCGGCCGGATCGACGCGGTGATCGCCAATGCCGGCAATATGCGCTTTGCGCCGGTCGAGGATCTGACGGCGGCTGATCTCGATGCGCTGCTCGCCGTCCATGTGCGCGGCTCCTTCAATGTCGCGCGCGCTGCCTGGCCGCATATGCGGGCGCAGGGCGGGGGTCGGCTGGTGCTCACCACATCGGGCGGCGGCATGCTGGGGATGGGGCAATTGTCCGCCTATGGCGCGGCGAAGGGCGGCGTCATGGGGCTGATGCATAATCTGGCGGAGGAAGGGCGTCCCCTTGGCATCCTCTGCAACGCGGTGATGCCCAATGCCGCCAGCCGCATGTCGGCGGGCATGAGCGAGGGGACGCTGGGGCATAATCCCTGGGGCCGGGCGCTCGGCCCCAGTTTCGATCCACGCTTCACCGCCGGCCTGGTCGCATATCTGGCCCATGAGCGCTGCACCTCGACCCACAGCATCTATTCCGCGCTCGGCGGCCGGATCGCACGGGTGTTCGTCGGCGCGACCACGGGATGGGACCATGGGCTGGACGCGCCGCCGACCGCCGAGGATGTCGCCGCCCATATCGACAGGATCCGTGACGATGGCGCCGGCTATGCCATCCCGACCGATATCTTCGACGAGTTCCGCATCGTGGCCGAGGGGCGGGGCTAG
- a CDS encoding SDR family NAD(P)-dependent oxidoreductase → MSDTQRTAIVTGASAGVGKEAARALLQRGWRVIGIGRDATRCVAAEADLRAEAGGDFTMLRADLSSMADTARVAREVATLAPEIDALLNNAGGVVAERTITPEGFEATFASNHLAPFLLTQKLLPNLRAAAARRGPGAVRVIAVSSTGHEQSQGIQWDDLSFANNFVGGAAYCHAKLANILFTRELARRVADDGIVAHAMHPGVVASNFASHCDAPMQAYMESILDRSVTPAQAADTLVWLASAEEPGRSSGGYFHQRAELTPSAAAQDDAQALKLWQLSEAMVAGF, encoded by the coding sequence ATGAGCGACACCCAACGCACCGCGATCGTCACCGGCGCCAGCGCCGGCGTCGGCAAGGAAGCCGCCCGCGCCCTGCTGCAACGGGGCTGGCGGGTGATCGGCATCGGCCGCGACGCCACCCGCTGCGTCGCCGCAGAGGCCGATCTCAGGGCCGAGGCCGGCGGCGATTTCACGATGCTGCGCGCCGATCTTTCCTCCATGGCCGATACCGCACGGGTCGCGCGGGAGGTCGCGACGCTTGCGCCGGAGATCGATGCGCTGCTCAACAATGCCGGCGGCGTGGTGGCGGAGCGGACGATCACGCCCGAAGGGTTCGAGGCGACCTTTGCCTCCAACCATCTCGCCCCCTTCCTGCTGACGCAGAAGTTGCTGCCCAATCTGCGCGCCGCCGCCGCCAGGCGGGGGCCGGGCGCGGTGCGCGTGATCGCCGTGTCCTCGACCGGGCATGAACAAAGCCAGGGCATCCAGTGGGATGACCTGAGCTTCGCCAATAATTTCGTCGGTGGCGCAGCCTATTGCCATGCCAAGCTCGCCAATATCCTCTTCACCCGCGAACTGGCCCGCCGCGTCGCCGATGACGGCATCGTCGCTCACGCCATGCATCCCGGCGTCGTCGCCAGCAATTTCGCCAGCCACTGCGACGCGCCGATGCAGGCCTATATGGAATCGATCCTCGACCGATCGGTCACGCCGGCGCAGGCCGCCGACACATTGGTCTGGCTGGCCAGTGCCGAGGAACCGGGGCGCAGCAGCGGCGGCTATTTCCATCAGCGCGCCGAACTGACGCCATCGGCGGCCGCGCAGGATGATGCGCAGGCGCTGAAACTGTGGCAGCTGAGCGAAGCGATGGTGGCGGGTTTCTAG